The genomic segment CCAAATTTCATCAAGCCTCTTGAAAAAGACCATCTCATCATTAGTATTGTTGGGATTTCTTTAAATGCCTTTAGTAAAGATCTAAGGCCTAATTTCAAGATAGATGAAGGTCTTCTAAACCCCTCATATATAGATTCATTCCAAGACTGAATTGTGTATTTTGTCCAATTAGAAGTCTCTACAGAGCTTCCACAGTAAGGACTATTTAATAAGTTATTTTTAAATCCTTCAATACTTGAAAATTCAGGATGGGTCCATTGGATTAGTAATTGATTCATGATGAGTTTTTCAAAAAAATTTAAAGGATGTTTAGTTGAATCTCTTTGATTCCAATCTGCAACTGCCAAAACCCCACCAGGCCTAAGAACTCTGAGCATCTCATCTGCAAAAGTTTGTTTATCTAAGATATGAGGCCCAGCTTCTACACTCCAAACCCCGTCAAAGCTACCTTTTTCAAACTTTAAGTCAAGTGCATTCATTACTTCAAAACTACAAAAATCCCTATTAGCTGTTAATTCACGTGCTCTTTTAACTTGTTCTTGACTTATTGAAATACCAATGACATCAAATCCATAATAATCAGACAATATTCTTGAACTTCCGCCTATTCCACAACCTACGTCTAACACCCTCGAGCCTTTTGGTAATTGATTTAAACCGCTCCAGCGAACTAATTCATGAACAAAATCAACCTTAGCTTTCCTAAAGTCTTTTTTTATTCTTGGTTTTTCGTAAAAACCTAGATGAATATGTTCTCCCCATAGATTTTCTAATAAACGATCATTAGTCCATGAATCATATGAGGATGCAACGCTATTAACAGACTCATATTTTCGACTTTTCCTAACCCACTGATTAGTTAAAGTGAAGAGACAGAAAATACTAAATATTAAAATCAATATCCATTGCATAATTAATTGTTGGCTTGATCGGCGTTTGAGAAAGTATCTTTTAAAGCAGTTCTGGCAGCTAGTTGCTTTCTTGTGTGATCAAGCAGTTCATATTCTCTTTCCAAACGTTGAAACGTATTTGTTATTTCTAATAGATTTTGCTGCTCGTTTGCTACTGGACCGCCAAGATGAGCAGCTATCCAAAAAGACAATTCTCTTGGAATGTCAGGCAAAGAATCAGGAAGTTCTTTCTCAGATTCAGTTAATTTTGAGGTAAGTGAAACTACATCCTTTAGAGCAATTGATACTGAATCCTTTAGTTCCAATAGTTTGGTTTGATCTGAGATTTGTTCATCATCGACCCAACTAACTAGTGCGTTAATAAATGGAGTTTCACTAATAATTTCAAGAATTCGAAATCTTTGCTGTCCAATAGTCACAATATTACTTCTACCATCTTGTGAAGTTTGATGCTTAATAATCTCAGCGCAACAACCTACATCTGCCATTTTTTTTGCAATTGGATCCCATCTAACTACTCCAAAACGGCTATCCGATTTCAACACAGATTGAAGCATAACTCTGTAACGAGTCTCAAAAATATGAAGTGGCAAATACTCCTGAGGAAAAAGCACAACCTCAGGCAATGGGAAAAGTGGTAGCTCCCTAACTGAAAGTTCGCTCAAATGGGGATTCCTAATTAAACATATCCTAGATAATCAA from the Prochlorococcus marinus str. NATL2A genome contains:
- a CDS encoding methyltransferase domain-containing protein yields the protein MQWILILIFSIFCLFTLTNQWVRKSRKYESVNSVASSYDSWTNDRLLENLWGEHIHLGFYEKPRIKKDFRKAKVDFVHELVRWSGLNQLPKGSRVLDVGCGIGGSSRILSDYYGFDVIGISISQEQVKRARELTANRDFCSFEVMNALDLKFEKGSFDGVWSVEAGPHILDKQTFADEMLRVLRPGGVLAVADWNQRDSTKHPLNFFEKLIMNQLLIQWTHPEFSSIEGFKNNLLNSPYCGSSVETSNWTKYTIQSWNESIYEGFRRPSSILKLGLRSLLKAFKEIPTILMMRWSFSRGLMKFGVFKSRG
- a CDS encoding LON peptidase substrate-binding domain-containing protein, with the translated sequence MSELSVRELPLFPLPEVVLFPQEYLPLHIFETRYRVMLQSVLKSDSRFGVVRWDPIAKKMADVGCCAEIIKHQTSQDGRSNIVTIGQQRFRILEIISETPFINALVSWVDDEQISDQTKLLELKDSVSIALKDVVSLTSKLTESEKELPDSLPDIPRELSFWIAAHLGGPVANEQQNLLEITNTFQRLEREYELLDHTRKQLAARTALKDTFSNADQANN